From Micromonospora nigra, one genomic window encodes:
- a CDS encoding hybrid non-ribosomal peptide synthetase/type I polyketide synthase has product MTSADSTGDIAVIGMSGRFPGAPDIAAFWRNLRQGVESITFWDEEVLRAAGIPQETLADPRYVRAASVLDGIDLFDATFFGYNAREAALIDPQQRLFLEAAWHALEDAGYPPGSIDASVGVYASSSLSTYLIGNILAGRVMSTISETLDLLVTNDKDYLPSRVSFKLGLGGPAVAVQTACSSSLVAVHVATQSLLEGECDIALAGGAAVRLPQPTGYLWEEGLIFSRDGHCRPYDADATGTMFGSGVGVVVLKRLEDALADGDHVEAVIRGSAVTNDGAAKVGYTAPGVDGQARAIATALGVSGIDPATVTAIEGHGTGTLLGDPIEVTALNRVFASRARRRGQIALASVKSNVGHLDTAAGVTGLIKAVLQLRHRELVPSLNYDKPNPEIDFDSSPLSVVTELREWSVSDAPRRIGVSSFGMGGTNAHVVLEEAAQRPPAPAPARATQVITLSARTPAALDDAGERLARALTATDAPSLADVAWTLRAGRTAERHRRVVVAADPTEAAAALTDPARALTGSAVDRPRMVFLLPGQGSQYPGMGAQLYATEPAYREALDAVVEDLRPHLGLDLRTVLHDDGGDPQETARRLESTDLAQPALFAVGYATAALLRSWGVTPDAMIGHSVGEITAACLAGVLDRADAARLVAARGRLMRALPPGAMLSVPLAEGAVRAHLTPTLSLAAANGPDLCVVSGPTEEVEALGRALAEQGVTSRRLHTSHAFHSAMMEPMLEPFAAELAGLRLSPPAVPYLANRTGDWITEAEATDPAYWVGHVRDTVRFGDAVARVAGADAVLLEVGPGHTLGTLARQVTREATVLATHPAPGEVTDPHHAARIAGRLWAAGVAVDLDAVHGGGTGRRVSLPGYPFQRRRYWIEPDGTVAAPLDLAARQEGGESATDRGGPNLDQRPNVQTPYVAPRDDRERLVAGIWQDLLGVAPVGVEDNFVELGGHSLLATRVVARVNEAFGTRITLREMLAAPTVAGVATLVAAGRRDDPDGDEPEPGLPPAVPAPDDLYEPFPLAEIQQAQWLGRLGSVEGGNVAAHVYWEVETGEVDLAALTASWQEVIRRHPMLRAVVGDDGRQRILADPGPYAIEATDLRDRPADEVEAHLAELREFLAHQMRPVDVWPLWDVRATLLPGGRTRLHLGFDLMIADIGSIRLISRDWRRIHQEIGGLAPLDVTYRDYVLATEKLRGTPLHQRSLAYWRERIAELPPRPDLPLATAPAAITRPEPVSFDLALDRATWQRILDRAGGYGLTASSVLLAVYAYALGTWCRSGRFTVNVTVTNRLPVHPHVGDLVGEFASFDLLPVDLTAAGSVAELARHLQEQSWADLEHRYVSGVEVLREMARARGGAAGAVMPVVFTSTVVQENEPGDETWFGWLGDMVHEVAQTPQVWLDFALLETADGVRMSWHGVRQLFPDGVLDAVFDAFSRLTTALAEHDDAWRTDPGDLRPVAQRELVAAANETAGRRADGLLHAPLLGWVRRDPGRPAVVSVDGVVSYGELYRHARVVAHRLRDLGVGPNELVAVAVDKSAAQVVAALGVLLAGGAYLPVDPDLPEERQDHLVAFGGCRVVLARVDGPRRGWPDGVAEVVVDLSVVPPELVDPEPVAGPDDLAYVIFTSGSTGMPKGVMIRHRAACNTIDDVNDRWSVGPDDAVLGLSSLSFDLSVYDVFGLLGAGGRLVLPRHGSNRDPGHWVDLVARHGVTVWNSVPALAQMLADHVAGSGRVGVLGSVRLFLMSGDWIPVDLPGQLRRLAPGCLPVSLGGATEASIWSIFHEIGEVDPAWESVPYGRALRNQSFHVLNDRWQECPVWVTGELFIGGDGLADGYWRDEERTAARFVTHPVSGERLYRTGDLGRWRPEGCIEFLGREDFQVKIGGYRIELGEIEAALGRAPGVAAAVATALGDRHHRRLVAYLVPADPAADREALVEAVRADAAAALPAYMVPTALVALEKLPLSANGKVDRAALPDPARLAAGPAPTGEATETARLLARLIGEVLDQPDVGPFDNFFAIGGDSITGIQIVGRAAAEGIELSPADLFAHQVIAELAAVADARTGATGRPAGDRSFPLTPYQRNLVGADGPATPLRVRVVDLPVPEGFDSDAAGRVLAALLAAHPALRLRLLRTDDGWRQEVGVEDEPYVPLIDLAPLPEQRRAAARDQMVADIRTELDPVDGLLTRAALFDLGAGRRLVWLVAELAVDARSWPILYADLRHALTQAATGDEVALAAPPALLARWAERLATATPPAGTVDAGTSTEPAGGPDLGPVAADAPAYRRVVRVPAERAGALLAAASRTHRLTADEVVAVAFVEALRATGVSRSDLDVEVDLRADGVADLDVTGAVGPYASLARLTVEQAPDDLPDLVGVVKERYRATVRTPVPPAGPAPVLLRHLGDLDGAPGAAGEAADGPAASDGGDHRLTVTSHLAAGDLVVEFSARHTTATDTLDTLAEAVPAALDRLVEASARPGAGTVSPSDFPLAGLGRDDLAAFLGAVAARRTTTPTTGSDEPEGAA; this is encoded by the coding sequence ATGACGTCGGCGGACTCCACCGGCGACATCGCCGTCATCGGCATGTCGGGCCGTTTCCCCGGTGCCCCGGACATCGCCGCCTTCTGGCGTAACCTGCGCCAGGGCGTCGAGTCCATCACCTTCTGGGACGAGGAGGTGCTGCGCGCCGCCGGTATCCCCCAGGAGACCCTCGCCGACCCCCGCTACGTACGGGCCGCCTCGGTGCTGGACGGCATCGACCTGTTCGACGCGACGTTCTTCGGCTACAACGCGCGCGAGGCCGCGTTGATCGACCCGCAACAGCGGCTCTTCCTCGAAGCTGCGTGGCACGCCCTGGAGGACGCCGGCTACCCACCCGGTTCGATCGACGCCTCCGTGGGCGTCTACGCCTCCAGCTCCCTGTCGACGTACCTGATCGGCAACATCCTCGCCGGCCGGGTCATGTCGACCATCTCGGAGACGCTGGACCTGCTGGTCACCAACGACAAGGACTACCTGCCCAGCCGGGTCAGCTTCAAGCTGGGCCTGGGCGGGCCGGCGGTGGCGGTGCAGACCGCCTGCTCCTCCTCCCTGGTGGCGGTGCACGTCGCGACCCAGTCCCTGCTCGAGGGGGAGTGTGACATCGCCCTGGCCGGGGGAGCGGCGGTCCGGCTGCCACAGCCCACCGGCTATCTCTGGGAGGAGGGACTGATCTTCTCCCGGGACGGGCACTGCCGGCCGTACGACGCCGACGCCACCGGCACCATGTTCGGCAGCGGAGTGGGGGTGGTCGTCCTCAAGCGGCTCGAGGACGCGCTCGCCGACGGTGACCACGTCGAGGCGGTGATCCGGGGCAGTGCGGTCACCAACGACGGCGCGGCCAAGGTCGGCTACACCGCTCCCGGGGTGGACGGTCAGGCCCGCGCCATCGCCACCGCCCTCGGTGTGTCCGGGATCGACCCGGCCACCGTCACCGCGATCGAGGGGCACGGCACCGGCACCCTGCTCGGCGATCCGATCGAGGTCACCGCCCTCAACCGGGTCTTCGCCTCCCGGGCCCGGCGACGTGGGCAGATCGCCCTGGCGTCGGTGAAGTCCAACGTCGGGCACCTCGACACCGCCGCCGGGGTCACCGGCCTGATCAAGGCGGTGCTCCAGCTCCGGCACCGCGAACTGGTGCCCAGCCTGAACTACGACAAGCCCAACCCCGAGATCGACTTCGACTCCTCGCCCTTGTCGGTGGTGACCGAGTTGCGCGAGTGGTCCGTCTCCGACGCGCCCCGTCGGATCGGGGTCAGCTCGTTCGGCATGGGCGGCACCAACGCCCACGTCGTCCTGGAAGAGGCGGCGCAACGCCCACCGGCGCCCGCGCCGGCCCGCGCCACCCAGGTCATCACCCTGTCGGCGCGTACCCCGGCCGCCCTCGACGACGCGGGGGAACGCCTCGCCCGTGCCCTCACCGCAACCGACGCGCCGTCGCTTGCCGACGTGGCCTGGACGCTGCGGGCGGGACGGACCGCCGAACGCCACCGCCGGGTGGTCGTGGCCGCCGACCCCACCGAGGCTGCCGCCGCGCTCACCGACCCGGCCCGCGCGCTCACCGGCAGCGCCGTCGACCGGCCCCGCATGGTCTTCCTCCTTCCCGGCCAGGGCAGCCAGTACCCGGGCATGGGCGCGCAGCTCTACGCCACCGAGCCGGCGTACCGGGAGGCGTTGGACGCCGTCGTCGAGGACCTCCGCCCGCACCTGGGCCTGGACCTGCGCACCGTGCTGCACGACGACGGGGGCGACCCGCAGGAGACTGCCCGCCGCCTGGAGTCCACCGATCTCGCCCAGCCCGCCCTCTTCGCCGTCGGGTACGCCACCGCCGCGCTCCTGCGTAGCTGGGGAGTCACCCCGGACGCGATGATCGGACACAGCGTCGGTGAGATCACCGCCGCCTGCCTGGCCGGCGTGCTCGACCGCGCCGACGCGGCCCGGCTGGTCGCCGCCCGGGGCCGGTTGATGCGCGCCCTGCCACCCGGCGCGATGCTCTCCGTCCCACTGGCCGAGGGCGCCGTCCGCGCCCACCTCACCCCGACGTTGAGCCTGGCTGCCGCGAACGGCCCCGACCTCTGTGTGGTCTCCGGCCCCACGGAGGAGGTCGAGGCCCTGGGGCGTGCCCTGGCGGAACAGGGTGTGACCAGCCGGCGGCTGCACACCTCGCACGCCTTCCACTCGGCCATGATGGAGCCGATGCTGGAGCCGTTCGCCGCCGAACTGGCCGGGCTCCGCCTCAGCCCGCCAGCCGTGCCGTACCTCGCCAACCGCACCGGTGACTGGATCACCGAGGCGGAGGCCACCGACCCCGCCTACTGGGTGGGGCACGTCCGCGACACCGTCCGCTTCGGCGACGCGGTCGCCCGGGTCGCCGGGGCGGACGCCGTGCTGCTGGAGGTCGGCCCCGGTCACACCCTCGGCACCCTGGCCCGGCAGGTCACCCGGGAGGCGACCGTGCTGGCCACCCACCCGGCCCCCGGCGAGGTCACCGACCCGCACCACGCGGCCCGGATCGCCGGGCGACTCTGGGCGGCCGGTGTCGCCGTCGACCTCGACGCGGTGCACGGCGGCGGTACGGGCCGGCGGGTCTCCCTGCCCGGCTACCCGTTCCAGCGGCGGCGCTACTGGATCGAACCGGACGGCACCGTCGCCGCCCCGCTGGACCTGGCCGCCCGGCAGGAGGGCGGCGAGTCGGCCACCGACCGGGGTGGTCCGAACCTGGACCAGCGTCCCAACGTGCAGACCCCCTACGTCGCCCCCCGCGACGACCGGGAGCGGCTCGTCGCCGGGATCTGGCAGGACCTGCTCGGTGTGGCCCCCGTCGGTGTGGAGGACAACTTCGTCGAGCTCGGCGGGCACTCCCTGCTCGCCACCCGCGTGGTGGCCCGGGTCAACGAGGCCTTCGGCACCCGGATCACCCTGCGCGAGATGCTCGCCGCGCCGACCGTCGCCGGGGTGGCCACCCTGGTCGCCGCCGGCCGCCGCGACGACCCCGACGGCGACGAGCCGGAGCCCGGCCTGCCGCCGGCCGTGCCCGCCCCGGACGACCTGTACGAGCCGTTCCCGCTCGCCGAGATCCAGCAGGCGCAGTGGCTCGGCCGGCTCGGCAGCGTCGAGGGCGGCAACGTCGCCGCGCACGTCTACTGGGAGGTGGAGACCGGTGAGGTCGACCTCGCCGCGCTCACCGCGAGCTGGCAGGAGGTGATCCGCCGGCACCCCATGCTCCGGGCGGTCGTCGGCGACGACGGCCGGCAGCGCATCCTCGCCGATCCCGGTCCGTACGCCATCGAGGCCACCGACCTGCGGGACCGTCCCGCCGACGAGGTCGAGGCGCACCTCGCCGAACTGCGGGAGTTCCTGGCGCACCAGATGCGCCCGGTCGACGTCTGGCCGCTCTGGGACGTCCGCGCCACTCTGCTGCCCGGCGGGCGGACCCGACTGCACCTCGGCTTCGACCTGATGATCGCCGACATCGGCAGCATCCGGCTGATCTCCCGCGACTGGCGCCGCATCCACCAGGAGATCGGTGGCCTCGCCCCGTTGGACGTCACCTACCGGGACTACGTGCTGGCCACCGAGAAGCTGCGCGGCACGCCGCTGCACCAACGGTCGCTCGCGTACTGGCGGGAGCGGATCGCCGAGCTGCCGCCCCGGCCGGACCTGCCGCTGGCCACCGCCCCGGCGGCGATCACCCGCCCCGAGCCGGTCTCCTTCGACCTGGCCCTGGACCGGGCCACCTGGCAGCGCATCCTCGACCGGGCCGGCGGGTACGGGCTCACCGCGTCGTCGGTGCTGCTCGCCGTCTACGCCTACGCCCTCGGTACCTGGTGCCGGTCGGGCCGGTTCACCGTCAACGTCACCGTCACCAACCGGCTGCCGGTACACCCGCACGTCGGTGACCTGGTCGGCGAGTTCGCCTCGTTCGACCTGCTCCCGGTGGATCTGACCGCCGCCGGCAGCGTGGCGGAGCTGGCCCGGCACCTGCAGGAGCAGAGCTGGGCCGACCTGGAACACCGGTACGTCAGCGGTGTCGAGGTGCTCCGCGAGATGGCCCGGGCCCGGGGCGGCGCGGCCGGCGCGGTGATGCCGGTCGTCTTCACCAGCACCGTCGTGCAGGAGAACGAACCGGGCGACGAGACCTGGTTCGGCTGGCTCGGCGACATGGTCCACGAGGTCGCCCAGACCCCGCAGGTGTGGCTGGACTTCGCGTTGCTGGAGACCGCCGACGGGGTCCGGATGAGCTGGCACGGGGTCCGGCAGCTCTTCCCCGACGGGGTTCTCGACGCAGTCTTCGACGCGTTCTCCCGGCTCACCACCGCGCTCGCCGAGCACGACGACGCCTGGCGGACCGACCCGGGCGACCTACGGCCGGTCGCTCAGCGTGAGTTGGTGGCGGCGGCGAACGAGACTGCTGGTCGGCGGGCTGACGGGTTGTTGCATGCTCCGTTGTTGGGTTGGGTGCGGCGGGATCCGGGGCGTCCGGCGGTGGTGTCGGTTGACGGCGTGGTCAGTTACGGCGAGTTGTATCGGCATGCTCGTGTTGTCGCTCATCGTCTGCGTGATCTCGGGGTGGGTCCGAACGAGTTGGTGGCGGTGGCGGTGGACAAGTCCGCTGCGCAGGTTGTTGCCGCGTTGGGTGTGTTGTTGGCGGGTGGGGCGTATCTGCCGGTGGATCCGGATCTGCCGGAGGAGCGGCAGGATCATCTGGTTGCTTTCGGTGGTTGTCGGGTGGTGTTGGCGCGGGTTGACGGGCCTCGGCGTGGTTGGCCGGACGGGGTGGCCGAGGTGGTGGTGGATCTGTCGGTGGTGCCGCCGGAGTTGGTGGATCCGGAGCCGGTGGCGGGGCCGGATGATCTGGCGTATGTGATCTTCACGTCGGGGTCGACGGGGATGCCGAAGGGGGTGATGATTCGGCATCGGGCGGCTTGTAACACCATTGATGATGTTAATGATCGGTGGTCGGTCGGTCCGGACGATGCCGTGTTGGGGCTTTCTTCGCTGAGTTTCGATCTGTCGGTGTACGACGTGTTCGGGTTGCTCGGTGCGGGGGGTCGGTTGGTCCTGCCTCGTCACGGTAGTAATCGTGATCCTGGGCATTGGGTGGATCTGGTGGCGCGGCATGGGGTGACTGTCTGGAACTCGGTGCCGGCGTTGGCGCAGATGCTCGCTGATCATGTTGCTGGTAGTGGTCGGGTGGGTGTGCTCGGCTCGGTGCGGTTGTTCCTGATGTCCGGTGACTGGATTCCGGTGGATCTGCCTGGTCAGTTGCGCCGGTTGGCGCCGGGGTGTCTGCCGGTGAGTCTTGGTGGTGCGACGGAGGCGTCGATCTGGTCGATCTTCCATGAGATCGGTGAGGTTGATCCGGCCTGGGAGTCGGTTCCGTATGGTCGGGCGTTGCGTAACCAGAGTTTCCACGTGTTGAACGATCGGTGGCAGGAGTGTCCGGTCTGGGTGACCGGGGAGTTGTTCATCGGTGGTGACGGGTTGGCTGATGGGTACTGGCGGGACGAGGAGAGGACCGCGGCCCGGTTCGTGACCCATCCGGTCAGTGGTGAGCGGCTTTATCGGACGGGTGATCTGGGGCGTTGGCGGCCGGAGGGGTGTATCGAGTTCCTGGGTCGGGAGGACTTCCAGGTCAAGATCGGTGGTTATCGGATCGAGTTGGGTGAGATCGAGGCGGCGTTGGGGCGTGCTCCGGGAGTGGCCGCCGCGGTGGCCACCGCACTCGGCGACCGCCACCACCGCCGACTCGTCGCCTACCTGGTCCCCGCCGACCCGGCCGCCGATCGGGAGGCCCTCGTCGAGGCGGTCCGCGCCGACGCCGCCGCCGCGCTGCCGGCGTACATGGTGCCGACCGCCCTGGTGGCCCTGGAGAAGCTGCCGCTCTCGGCGAACGGCAAGGTCGACCGGGCGGCACTGCCCGACCCGGCCCGGCTGGCAGCCGGACCGGCCCCGACCGGCGAGGCCACCGAGACGGCGCGGCTGCTGGCCCGGCTCATCGGCGAAGTGCTCGACCAGCCGGACGTCGGCCCCTTCGACAACTTCTTCGCCATCGGCGGCGACTCCATCACCGGTATCCAGATCGTCGGCCGAGCCGCCGCCGAAGGCATCGAACTCAGCCCCGCCGACCTCTTCGCCCACCAGGTCATCGCCGAGCTGGCGGCGGTCGCCGACGCCCGTACCGGGGCCACCGGCCGGCCCGCCGGGGACCGCAGCTTCCCGCTCACCCCGTACCAGCGCAACCTGGTCGGTGCCGACGGGCCGGCCACTCCGCTACGGGTCCGGGTGGTCGACCTGCCGGTGCCCGAGGGCTTCGACTCCGACGCGGCCGGTCGGGTCCTCGCCGCGCTGCTCGCCGCCCATCCGGCGCTGCGGCTCCGGCTGCTCCGCACCGACGACGGCTGGCGACAGGAGGTCGGCGTCGAGGACGAACCGTACGTGCCCCTCATCGACCTCGCCCCGCTCCCGGAGCAGCGGCGGGCCGCGGCGAGGGACCAGATGGTCGCCGACATCCGTACCGAACTCGACCCGGTCGACGGGCTGCTCACCCGGGCCGCCCTCTTCGACCTGGGCGCCGGCCGACGACTGGTCTGGCTCGTCGCCGAGTTGGCCGTGGACGCCCGCTCCTGGCCGATCCTCTACGCCGACCTGCGGCACGCCCTCACCCAGGCGGCGACCGGCGACGAGGTGGCCCTGGCGGCCCCTCCGGCGCTGCTGGCCCGCTGGGCGGAGCGGCTCGCCACCGCGACCCCGCCCGCCGGTACGGTCGACGCCGGCACCAGCACGGAGCCGGCCGGCGGGCCCGACCTCGGCCCGGTCGCGGCGGACGCACCCGCGTACCGGCGGGTGGTGCGGGTGCCCGCCGAACGGGCCGGTGCGCTGCTCGCCGCCGCCTCCCGGACGCACCGGCTCACCGCCGACGAGGTGGTCGCGGTGGCGTTCGTCGAGGCACTGCGCGCCACCGGGGTCTCCCGGTCCGACCTGGACGTCGAGGTCGACCTGCGCGCCGACGGGGTCGCCGACCTGGACGTCACCGGCGCGGTCGGGCCGTACGCGAGCCTCGCCCGGCTGACCGTGGAGCAGGCCCCCGACGACCTCCCGGACCTGGTCGGGGTGGTCAAGGAACGCTACCGGGCGACGGTCCGGACCCCGGTGCCGCCGGCCGGGCCGGCCCCGGTGCTCCTGCGGCACCTCGGTGACCTCGACGGGGCACCGGGGGCGGCCGGGGAGGCCGCCGACGGGCCGGCGGCGAGCGACGGCGGCGACCACCGGCTCACCGTCACCAGCCACCTCGCCGCCGGTGACCTGGTGGTCGAGTTCTCCGCTCGGCACACCACCGCCACCGACACCCTGGACACCCTGGCCGAGGCGGTGCCGGCCGCGCTGGACCGGCTCGTCGAGGCCAGTGCCCGACCCGGCGCGGGCACGGTCAGCCCGAGCGACTTCCCGCTCGCCGGGCTGGGCCGCGACGACCTCGCCGCCTTCCTCGGCGCGGTGGCCGCCCGCCGCACCACCACCCCGACCACCGGCAGCGACGAGCCCGAGGGGGCCGCATGA